Proteins encoded by one window of Candidatus Brocadia sp.:
- a CDS encoding glycosyltransferase translates to MKILYLYSDWKWTGPSQPIVELCNFMSEKAEVFLLMSPPKCPESRFVAHVRTDRIHLIQGLQKRGGIGSLMKNRRLVMRIIRQVKPDIIHFFRERDLVTLPGNSENFIKVFSNLKDAYPGKLKRTLWKTANGITVFQKKLYDDLFQEFRNVVYIKPWLDLQQIPAKLQNIRPAFGLSAEDFVVGLVMRIQPHRRFDLVIETAKLIKESQKRIKFLLFGKGPYVQRLVMEPIKKYGLTDIIVPGGYRKHDYWDAINSFDIMFYTVAGSDGTARALRQCQAMGKPIICLHNDFMQEIVQDGVNGFIVHDDPKEIMKKIHELYSDRNMLIDFSKRSESQGKTYDLNKIGQEMYAFYENQMRVKK, encoded by the coding sequence ATGAAGATACTTTATCTATATTCGGATTGGAAGTGGACAGGTCCTTCTCAGCCTATAGTTGAATTATGCAACTTCATGAGTGAAAAGGCTGAGGTTTTTTTGCTTATGAGCCCACCAAAATGCCCCGAAAGCAGGTTTGTTGCTCATGTCAGAACGGACAGAATTCATCTTATTCAGGGACTGCAAAAGCGTGGTGGTATTGGTTCATTAATGAAAAACAGAAGGTTGGTAATGCGAATTATACGTCAGGTTAAACCAGATATAATTCACTTCTTTCGGGAGCGGGACCTGGTTACCCTTCCGGGTAATTCCGAAAATTTCATTAAGGTATTTTCAAATCTTAAGGATGCTTATCCCGGTAAATTGAAAAGAACCCTTTGGAAGACCGCAAACGGAATTACGGTCTTTCAGAAAAAGCTCTATGACGATTTATTTCAGGAGTTTAGAAATGTAGTCTATATAAAGCCGTGGTTAGATCTGCAGCAGATACCAGCAAAACTTCAAAATATTCGACCTGCATTTGGATTATCAGCAGAAGATTTCGTCGTAGGTCTTGTCATGCGTATTCAACCACACAGGAGATTCGATCTGGTTATTGAAACAGCAAAGCTGATAAAGGAATCGCAGAAAAGAATAAAGTTTTTACTGTTTGGGAAAGGGCCCTATGTTCAGAGACTTGTCATGGAGCCTATTAAAAAGTATGGTCTTACAGATATAATAGTGCCTGGTGGATACAGAAAACATGATTACTGGGATGCTATTAATTCTTTTGATATAATGTTTTATACCGTAGCTGGTTCTGATGGTACTGCCCGTGCATTAAGGCAATGTCAGGCTATGGGGAAACCGATTATCTGTTTACACAATGATTTCATGCAAGAAATTGTTCAAGATGGTGTAAATGGTTTTATTGTTCATGATGACCCGAAAGAAATAATGAAAAAAATTCACGAATTGTATTCGGACAGAAATATGTTAATCGATTTTTCGAAAAGATCGGAGAGTCAGGGGAAAACTTATGATCTTAACAAAATCGGGCAAGAGATGTATGCATTCTATGAGAACCAGATGAGGGTAAAAAAATAA
- a CDS encoding glycosyltransferase: protein MNDNRSLVSVIVPTYNCARFLPGSLGSVLSQTYDFYEIIVVDDGSTDNSKEVLNPFMQKIRYIKLEQNRGLPTARNVGIQSARGKYIAFLDADDLWLPEKLQADMEHFDKHQDIGMVYSKQINMDEKGYALDGCSKRRLPSDNIFIRLFSEQNFIIASSVVVRKDVFATTGLFDEQLFNCQDWDMWLRIAFYFKVSGINKPLVKYRHNPLSLSKNRNNVLKYQKLVIDKTYNTFNDKEFGISEKLYKKRLASHYAKTGRYYLRIGNKRLANENFRLSLKYDPLNLRTLRYYFRLW, encoded by the coding sequence ATGAATGATAATCGTTCCTTAGTCAGCGTAATAGTACCTACCTATAACTGTGCGCGTTTTTTACCCGGCTCTCTTGGGTCGGTTTTATCGCAGACATATGATTTTTACGAAATTATTGTTGTTGATGACGGATCGACTGATAATTCAAAAGAAGTATTGAACCCATTTATGCAAAAGATAAGGTACATAAAACTGGAACAAAACAGAGGACTCCCCACCGCAAGAAACGTCGGCATTCAATCAGCTCGAGGTAAATATATAGCTTTTCTTGATGCAGATGATCTCTGGTTGCCTGAAAAATTACAGGCAGACATGGAACATTTCGACAAACACCAGGATATCGGTATGGTATATTCAAAACAGATAAACATGGATGAAAAGGGATATGCGCTTGATGGGTGTTCCAAGAGACGGTTACCATCCGATAATATTTTTATCCGGTTATTTTCCGAACAGAATTTTATCATTGCCTCATCCGTGGTAGTACGAAAAGATGTATTTGCAACGACAGGTTTGTTTGACGAACAACTTTTTAATTGCCAGGATTGGGATATGTGGTTACGTATTGCATTTTATTTTAAAGTCTCAGGGATTAATAAACCGTTGGTTAAATACAGACATAATCCGCTTTCTTTGAGCAAAAACAGGAATAATGTCTTAAAATATCAAAAGCTGGTTATTGATAAAACATATAATACGTTCAATGACAAGGAATTCGGAATTAGTGAAAAACTTTATAAAAAACGGCTGGCTTCGCATTATGCAAAGACCGGTCGATATTATTTACGGATAGGGAATAAACGTCTGGCAAATGAAAATTTCCGTCTGTCTTTGAAATATGATCCGTTAAATTTGAGAACGCTTAGATACTATTTCCGGTTATGGTAA
- a CDS encoding lipopolysaccharide heptosyltransferase family protein: MVKTNKKSVKGWLKHPLPYFLNKKIRRLIMRTTSLFLHEVKKEQVNLLKEQIKKILLVRANFRIGNAILAIPSIGIFKKNFPHATIDFVGSPASGLLYKYLPVDHHYSITRNFPGILWSYFSLLYKMRSRKYDLAVDVSCSQSMMNSFIVGFSGARFRAGARGKWDSWFNISIPRPAEKNKYKVLPVFFHTMGMETQQVLPQLILSPEEKEEGKRKVTALIGVNQVPVVGVFVGGRKSKGKKWPLENFLKLITTLRAQGIHVIVFFGPDEKKLMGFFGQSLGNDIPLVFEPSLRTFASMVSHCKLFIACDSGPMHLSCALGVRTIAVFLKRNFNHWGPPPDIAQIMYNPEGILVEDVLKVAVAELRNVPSS; this comes from the coding sequence ATGGTCAAAACAAATAAAAAGAGTGTGAAGGGTTGGCTGAAACATCCTCTCCCTTATTTTTTGAATAAGAAAATCCGCCGCCTGATTATGAGGACGACAAGCCTGTTCCTGCATGAGGTAAAGAAGGAGCAAGTCAATCTTCTAAAAGAGCAAATAAAAAAAATCTTGTTGGTGCGTGCCAACTTTCGCATAGGAAATGCCATCCTTGCAATACCGTCCATAGGTATATTCAAAAAAAATTTTCCTCATGCCACGATTGATTTTGTTGGCTCTCCCGCATCAGGATTACTTTATAAATATCTGCCAGTTGATCACCACTATAGCATAACCCGTAATTTTCCCGGTATTTTATGGTCTTATTTCTCTCTCTTATACAAAATGAGATCTCGTAAGTATGATCTGGCAGTTGATGTGAGTTGTTCACAGTCAATGATGAACTCATTTATTGTGGGATTTTCCGGGGCGCGCTTTCGCGCCGGGGCCCGGGGGAAATGGGACAGTTGGTTTAACATTTCCATTCCGAGGCCAGCGGAAAAAAATAAGTATAAAGTCCTGCCGGTATTTTTTCATACCATGGGGATGGAAACACAACAGGTATTGCCACAACTGATATTGTCTCCTGAAGAAAAAGAGGAAGGGAAAAGAAAAGTAACGGCATTGATTGGAGTGAATCAGGTTCCTGTTGTCGGGGTTTTTGTTGGGGGCAGGAAATCAAAAGGTAAAAAATGGCCTCTAGAGAATTTCCTGAAACTGATTACAACCCTTCGTGCTCAGGGAATACACGTCATCGTTTTTTTTGGGCCTGATGAGAAAAAATTGATGGGATTTTTTGGACAATCATTGGGGAATGATATTCCCCTCGTCTTTGAACCTTCGTTGAGAACATTTGCTTCCATGGTCTCACATTGCAAGCTCTTCATTGCTTGTGATAGTGGCCCGATGCACCTTTCCTGCGCACTGGGGGTACGTACCATTGCAGTGTTTCTCAAGCGTAATTTTAATCACTGGGGTCCACCGCCGGATATTGCGCAAATCATGTACAATCCGGAAGGAATCCTGGTTGAAGATGTCCTGAAAGTTGCTGTTGCAGAGTTACGTAACGTCCCATCTTCTTAA
- a CDS encoding glycosyltransferase family 2 protein: MIALNFIIVNWNTRQLLIDCIRSVYTTVTGISYHITVVDNGSGDDSVKAVHDQLPQVFVIENRENRGFAAAVNQALEKNTTKYTYSVLLNTDTLLQKGAIQAMYSFMEQHKDAGIVGAQLQKSDGTRQHSYDNHPTLATELFNKSLLRWLFPGKYPSKKTQAPQPTEVESVIGACMMIRNKAIEDVGKLDEDYFFFLEETDWCYRVQKAGWKVYHIPDARVIHLGGQSKKMVPWQSQVEYCRSLYIFFRKNRSTFSYIMLRILYLIKIIVNLAANIIGNIFVLFQNKKLHYRLSVYYKLFLWHLFLCPDWMGLKPVKKKRHEN; this comes from the coding sequence ATGATTGCCCTGAATTTTATCATTGTAAACTGGAATACCAGACAACTCTTGATAGATTGCATCCGTTCTGTTTATACGACCGTTACGGGCATCAGTTACCACATAACTGTAGTCGATAATGGTTCCGGGGATGATAGTGTTAAAGCCGTGCATGATCAACTTCCACAGGTTTTCGTCATAGAAAACCGGGAGAACAGGGGATTTGCTGCCGCTGTGAACCAGGCATTAGAGAAAAATACAACCAAATATACGTATAGTGTATTACTCAACACTGATACCCTCTTACAGAAAGGTGCCATACAGGCAATGTATTCATTCATGGAACAGCATAAAGATGCTGGGATCGTTGGTGCACAACTGCAAAAATCTGATGGCACAAGGCAGCATAGTTATGATAATCATCCGACCCTGGCAACGGAGCTTTTTAACAAAAGTTTATTGCGGTGGCTCTTTCCCGGAAAATATCCCAGTAAAAAGACGCAGGCACCACAACCAACGGAGGTAGAATCAGTTATTGGGGCATGTATGATGATAAGGAACAAGGCAATAGAGGATGTTGGGAAATTGGATGAAGATTACTTCTTTTTTCTGGAGGAAACCGATTGGTGTTATCGCGTGCAAAAGGCAGGCTGGAAGGTGTATCATATACCGGACGCCAGGGTCATTCACCTGGGGGGGCAGAGCAAGAAGATGGTGCCATGGCAATCACAGGTGGAGTATTGCCGTTCGTTGTATATTTTTTTCAGAAAAAACAGGTCCACCTTTTCGTATATCATGCTCAGAATATTATACCTGATAAAGATTATTGTGAACTTAGCTGCAAATATTATTGGTAATATATTCGTGTTATTCCAAAACAAAAAACTTCATTACCGGCTATCAGTATATTATAAGCTCTTTCTGTGGCATCTTTTCTTATGCCCTGATTGGATGGGTTTAAAACCTGTTAAAAAGAAGAGACACGAGAACTGA
- a CDS encoding glycosyltransferase family 2 protein — protein sequence MKVSVILVNYNSAALLRQCLKSIYEQTKGISFGIIVVDNASSDNSRQIVRSEFPHVHLIESSVNLGFSRGNNLGASLAKGMYLLFLNTDTILFENSIKLLADFLDKYPEVGAVGPKILFDDRYFQLSAGRLPNLFGEFIDKIVYSLARKWRAVMCPLLERRFNKIKAVGWLTGACFMVRQKAFLQVSGFDEKIFMYFEDKDLCKRLNSSGWQVMYYPSTSIIHLLAGSSGNVDKQKINEFYRTSQLYYYRKHLGRLQSEMIRLYLRATGKLRCL from the coding sequence ATGAAGGTGTCCGTTATTCTGGTAAATTACAATTCTGCTGCACTTCTCCGGCAATGTTTGAAATCGATTTACGAACAAACAAAAGGCATTTCCTTCGGGATTATTGTTGTTGATAATGCGTCTTCTGATAATAGCAGGCAGATTGTTCGTTCGGAATTTCCCCATGTACACCTTATCGAAAGTTCAGTCAATCTTGGCTTCAGCCGGGGAAACAACCTTGGCGCCAGCCTGGCTAAAGGTATGTATCTTTTGTTTCTTAACACAGATACGATTCTTTTTGAGAATTCGATCAAGTTGTTAGCTGATTTTCTTGATAAATATCCGGAGGTTGGCGCAGTGGGCCCCAAGATCCTTTTTGATGACAGGTATTTCCAACTTTCAGCAGGACGGCTTCCCAATCTTTTTGGAGAATTTATTGACAAAATCGTGTATTCCCTTGCCCGCAAATGGCGCGCAGTTATGTGCCCTTTGTTAGAGCGCCGGTTTAACAAGATAAAAGCCGTTGGCTGGTTAACCGGCGCATGCTTCATGGTTCGTCAAAAGGCTTTTTTGCAGGTTAGCGGCTTTGATGAAAAGATATTTATGTACTTCGAAGATAAAGACCTCTGCAAGCGGCTTAACTCATCCGGATGGCAAGTCATGTACTATCCATCGACATCCATTATTCATTTACTCGCCGGAAGCTCCGGTAATGTTGATAAGCAAAAAATCAACGAATTTTATCGCACCAGCCAGCTCTATTACTATCGTAAACATCTGGGAAGGCTACAGTCTGAAATGATCAGGTTGTATCTCCGTGCAACGGGAAAGCTGCGATGTCTGTAA
- a CDS encoding glycosyltransferase family 1 protein, producing MSVKKIHILEMIDDASIGGGQVHVLMLAKYLDREKFEVSIACNGRGFLVDEAGKLGISTISVSMDNRISLKTFRDVAQMFRRSNIDILHTHGGTAGFWGRIGAFLSVRSIVRIHSYHGMHYLSKNHAFPRHLRVIDQLLLRLTDRVICVCPSDYQKGLEAGIVNKKKGVIIHNGIEIERFQNLSHRKALRTQYGLDGSAILFGNVGRLHVQKGQRYLLEAFQAVKSRQPHARLWIIGEGELKYELEKFAQDLGIYNSVHFFGARTDVHVLLSAIDVFVLSSLWEGQPISILEAGAAGKTVIATNIDGVADILVDGKNALLVPVKDPNALAAAMTKLVNDAGLRTRLSSSMKATVSESFTAENMAKKIGDLYQETYSKRFG from the coding sequence ATGTCTGTAAAGAAAATCCACATTTTGGAAATGATTGATGACGCAAGCATTGGTGGGGGGCAGGTTCATGTGTTGATGCTTGCAAAGTATCTTGATCGTGAGAAATTTGAGGTCAGTATAGCGTGTAATGGTCGGGGTTTTCTGGTTGATGAAGCCGGCAAGCTGGGCATTAGTACCATTTCCGTCTCCATGGATAATCGTATCAGTTTGAAAACCTTTCGTGATGTTGCACAAATGTTTCGCCGGTCAAATATTGATATCCTCCATACCCATGGTGGTACGGCCGGTTTTTGGGGACGCATAGGTGCTTTTCTTTCGGTCAGATCCATTGTTCGTATCCATAGTTATCATGGCATGCATTACCTGAGTAAAAACCACGCATTCCCCCGCCATTTGCGGGTGATAGACCAACTTCTTCTCCGCTTGACCGACAGGGTCATTTGCGTTTGCCCGTCCGATTATCAGAAAGGGTTAGAGGCGGGAATAGTAAACAAAAAGAAAGGCGTCATAATCCACAATGGAATTGAGATAGAAAGATTCCAAAATCTCAGCCATAGGAAAGCGCTGAGAACCCAATACGGACTTGACGGATCTGCCATATTGTTTGGAAATGTGGGGCGCCTTCATGTGCAAAAGGGGCAACGCTACCTCCTTGAGGCATTTCAGGCAGTAAAGAGCAGGCAACCTCACGCACGGTTATGGATTATCGGGGAAGGAGAGCTTAAATACGAGCTGGAAAAATTTGCTCAGGACTTAGGTATTTATAATTCGGTTCACTTTTTCGGTGCAAGAACGGATGTCCATGTGCTTTTGTCTGCTATTGACGTCTTTGTTTTGTCTTCTCTATGGGAGGGGCAACCCATCTCAATCCTGGAGGCAGGGGCTGCCGGAAAAACCGTAATTGCCACGAACATTGATGGCGTCGCAGACATTTTGGTCGATGGAAAAAACGCGCTCTTAGTACCGGTAAAAGACCCAAATGCCCTTGCGGCAGCAATGACGAAGTTGGTCAATGATGCCGGATTACGAACCCGTCTTTCATCCTCCATGAAGGCCACCGTATCCGAAAGCTTTACTGCTGAAAACATGGCGAAGAAAATTGGAGACCTTTATCAGGAGACTTACTCTAAGCGCTTTGGTTGA